The Polypterus senegalus isolate Bchr_013 chromosome 9, ASM1683550v1, whole genome shotgun sequence genome includes a window with the following:
- the LOC120535980 gene encoding coxsackievirus and adenovirus receptor homolog isoform X2 — protein MQEGGQSDELNVEVGLSTVLGRSGGSEILAVNISTNVQLKSIMWKVKEGDSWLRIMQWPMTNEHVWNSNYHGRAFLNKWSLELHNLSRTDTGLYKVVVLDQCNTMKEGVVYLLVQDPISQPVVHQLVSSSDPPLNVTLSCAIEEGYPTNFSWYRNGILLHSTPSLSLVHLQASHCGVYTCVVSNMISKKEVTFSLEGIPPCESNQYFTLQLVVLSVVLASIILLLFICFCKCCEQQHDRTQVTEVDVIYEAMHPRVS, from the exons GCCAGTCAGATGAACTAAATGTGGAAGTGGGACTGTCCACTGTGCTGGGACGGTCAGGTGGTTCTGAGATATTAGCTGTCAACATCTCAACAAACGTACAACTGAAGTCTATCATGTGGAAAGTGAAGGAGGGAGACAGCTGGTTACGCATCATGCAGTGGCCCATGACAAATGAACATGTTTGGAACTCCAATTACCATGGCCGTGCTTTCCTGAACAAATGGTCCCTGGAGCTACACAACCTGTCACGGACTGACACTGGTTTGTACAAGGTGGTGGTGCTTGACCAGTGTAATACTATGAAGGAGGGAGTTGTCTACCTGTTGGTTCAAG ACCCTATTTCTCAGCCAGTTGTCCATCAGTTGGTGTCATCATCCGACCCTCCCCTCAACGTGACCCTAAGCTGTGCCATTGAAGAGGGGTATCCCACCAATTTCTCCTGGTATAGAAACGGAATCTTGCTGCACAGTACCCCCAGCCTATCCCTTGTGCACCTACAGGCCTCTCACTGCGGTGTTTATACATGTGTGGTCAGCAACATGATCAGCAAGAAGGAAGTGACCTTCAGCTTGGAAG GTATTCCACCATGTGAAAGCAACCAATATTTCACCCTACAGCTAGTCGTTCTCTCAGTTGTCCTGGCTTCCATCATTCTTCTCCTGTTCATATGTTTCTGCAAGTGCTGTGAGCAGCAACATG ACAGGACTCAAGTGACCGAAGTGGATGTCATCTATGAGGCCATGCACCCCAGGGTGTCCTGA
- the LOC120535980 gene encoding coxsackievirus and adenovirus receptor homolog isoform X1, with product MYVSCLLAFQLYLMGHSAAECNSRQSDELNVEVGLSTVLGRSGGSEILAVNISTNVQLKSIMWKVKEGDSWLRIMQWPMTNEHVWNSNYHGRAFLNKWSLELHNLSRTDTGLYKVVVLDQCNTMKEGVVYLLVQDPISQPVVHQLVSSSDPPLNVTLSCAIEEGYPTNFSWYRNGILLHSTPSLSLVHLQASHCGVYTCVVSNMISKKEVTFSLEGIPPCESNQYFTLQLVVLSVVLASIILLLFICFCKCCEQQHDRTQVTEVDVIYEAMHPRVS from the exons GCCAGTCAGATGAACTAAATGTGGAAGTGGGACTGTCCACTGTGCTGGGACGGTCAGGTGGTTCTGAGATATTAGCTGTCAACATCTCAACAAACGTACAACTGAAGTCTATCATGTGGAAAGTGAAGGAGGGAGACAGCTGGTTACGCATCATGCAGTGGCCCATGACAAATGAACATGTTTGGAACTCCAATTACCATGGCCGTGCTTTCCTGAACAAATGGTCCCTGGAGCTACACAACCTGTCACGGACTGACACTGGTTTGTACAAGGTGGTGGTGCTTGACCAGTGTAATACTATGAAGGAGGGAGTTGTCTACCTGTTGGTTCAAG ACCCTATTTCTCAGCCAGTTGTCCATCAGTTGGTGTCATCATCCGACCCTCCCCTCAACGTGACCCTAAGCTGTGCCATTGAAGAGGGGTATCCCACCAATTTCTCCTGGTATAGAAACGGAATCTTGCTGCACAGTACCCCCAGCCTATCCCTTGTGCACCTACAGGCCTCTCACTGCGGTGTTTATACATGTGTGGTCAGCAACATGATCAGCAAGAAGGAAGTGACCTTCAGCTTGGAAG GTATTCCACCATGTGAAAGCAACCAATATTTCACCCTACAGCTAGTCGTTCTCTCAGTTGTCCTGGCTTCCATCATTCTTCTCCTGTTCATATGTTTCTGCAAGTGCTGTGAGCAGCAACATG ACAGGACTCAAGTGACCGAAGTGGATGTCATCTATGAGGCCATGCACCCCAGGGTGTCCTGA
- the LOC120535980 gene encoding coxsackievirus and adenovirus receptor homolog isoform X3: MGCQSDELNVEVGLSTVLGRSGGSEILAVNISTNVQLKSIMWKVKEGDSWLRIMQWPMTNEHVWNSNYHGRAFLNKWSLELHNLSRTDTGLYKVVVLDQCNTMKEGVVYLLVQDPISQPVVHQLVSSSDPPLNVTLSCAIEEGYPTNFSWYRNGILLHSTPSLSLVHLQASHCGVYTCVVSNMISKKEVTFSLEGIPPCESNQYFTLQLVVLSVVLASIILLLFICFCKCCEQQHDRTQVTEVDVIYEAMHPRVS; encoded by the exons GCCAGTCAGATGAACTAAATGTGGAAGTGGGACTGTCCACTGTGCTGGGACGGTCAGGTGGTTCTGAGATATTAGCTGTCAACATCTCAACAAACGTACAACTGAAGTCTATCATGTGGAAAGTGAAGGAGGGAGACAGCTGGTTACGCATCATGCAGTGGCCCATGACAAATGAACATGTTTGGAACTCCAATTACCATGGCCGTGCTTTCCTGAACAAATGGTCCCTGGAGCTACACAACCTGTCACGGACTGACACTGGTTTGTACAAGGTGGTGGTGCTTGACCAGTGTAATACTATGAAGGAGGGAGTTGTCTACCTGTTGGTTCAAG ACCCTATTTCTCAGCCAGTTGTCCATCAGTTGGTGTCATCATCCGACCCTCCCCTCAACGTGACCCTAAGCTGTGCCATTGAAGAGGGGTATCCCACCAATTTCTCCTGGTATAGAAACGGAATCTTGCTGCACAGTACCCCCAGCCTATCCCTTGTGCACCTACAGGCCTCTCACTGCGGTGTTTATACATGTGTGGTCAGCAACATGATCAGCAAGAAGGAAGTGACCTTCAGCTTGGAAG GTATTCCACCATGTGAAAGCAACCAATATTTCACCCTACAGCTAGTCGTTCTCTCAGTTGTCCTGGCTTCCATCATTCTTCTCCTGTTCATATGTTTCTGCAAGTGCTGTGAGCAGCAACATG ACAGGACTCAAGTGACCGAAGTGGATGTCATCTATGAGGCCATGCACCCCAGGGTGTCCTGA